CTATACATATTTTAAGGTGCATTTCATTCAGAATCAAGTCAAAAAACATTCTATTATTTGCACACACGAAGAGCTCCCATTTCAACTGTGGAAATTGCTTATTGAAATTGAAGCAATGAACTTGAACTGCCATCAGGCTATATTCTGAAAACCTTACGCCTCAGGTTGCGGTTATAAAACTTTAACTCACCTCATACCATTTAGCGAGAGTATGGTACTATAAAAAAAGAGATGAGTCTCAAAAAGAAGACTCTTGCAGTTCTCTACTCTGTCATTACTGTCACTTCTCTATGAATCCAAGATTTTCCAAACAAATATGAACGTAATTaccttcaaaaaaataataaagcTTTGTGAGGAATACCAGAAGCAAAACTGCTTGACCCCTGCTGAATTTGTCGCAGAAAACACCACCAATGAGGCCGAAGACGTTCTGTTCAACTTTTTGAATTTCCAACGACACGAACAAATCCTTCGAAGGATCGTAGAACACTTCACACGATACAATGGAATCgcaatcaaattgaacatgacaCGTTTCATGATGCTCTTCTACATACTCATATTCGTATTCGATCCAGAAGATAAGGGTGGcatcgaaaaaatattcatcatatcCAACAAGATTACGCACGCCAGCAAAGTGCTACTGTATTATTCGAACGAAGAAAACCAGATTCTTACTGCCAGAATAGCAtgtcaattcttcgaaaacgaCTATGTGTTAAGCCATATCATCCATCCCATCCTGAACAACCAGGAACATTTCGAAAACGTCTTCGACTACGTAGCAAAGTACGAGCATAATCTCTACCGAAAAGAATGCACCATACCGATAGAGATGAACGTATCCAAGAAACCCATGAAGATTCCCGCTGTTCCAATGAACACCCCAGCTGAATTGGATTATTTTCGAAGCAACCCAATCCCAAGAACAACGTACCGCCCCGATCTAAGAGTTCAACGAAATTTATCCCAAGCCTACGAGAAAAACCAGGAAAAAGCTCTCGAACTCCTCGAGAAAGCAAGAACTATGCCAGATCATGGAAAACCTTCTTCGAAAGATTCAGAACCCGAACCAAAGATTCATACGTTTAAGAGACCGAAAAGAATTCCTCTCAAACAAGACGTTCCTATCAAAGCTAACCTCACGACTATAATGAGGGAGGCAGCCCTTTACGCCAAGGAAAAAGAATCTTGCATCAAGGAGATCGAGGAAATACTGAGAGGGGGAGTTGATACTGAACGTATAAAGTCATTAGAAAAGGGGATTCGGGAGGAAGAACAACGAAAACAAATCGAAGAAGTCGAACGCAAGAAACTCCAGTGTCTTTTGAGTCATGAAGAAGCTGTAATAGCTAAATGTAAgttgaaaactaaaaataaaatcaaatacTATGAGATACTGGAGGAAAGTGAGGCATTAAAAGCACAACTCCTggagtggaaaagaaaaaagCAAGAAGAATACAGAATAAAAATAGAGAAAGCACAAGAATCGAACAGAAACGCTAAAGAATCGGAGAAAAAAATGATCGAAGAGAAACAGTGTACAGCGAGATTAGTCCAGTGGGAATCCAAAATGCTGCTGGATAAAGCGATGgaagagaaggaaaaagaaCTCGCTAAAAAAATACACATCATCCAAGAAATCAAAGCCATGCACCAGGTCAGAAAAGTGGACACTACCAAGGAATTCGATAGGACAGAGTGTCCCAACTTAGGTCTGTTATGCGAAATGTCCATAGCTGAACTAGAAGAGAGACTCATGCTGATGAAAATGGATGAGCAAAGGAGATTAGATGAAAAACGTGAAGAAATATCCAAGAAGAAAGAGGAGAAGAACAAGATGATCAAAGACGCGAAGGAATTCATCGAGCAAAACCGTTCAGTTAGAGCGAAACctgaaaagaagaaaatgaagatattGGTAGAAAGCGAAGACATAATACTTCTGAGGAAGAAAATTGAGGAGGCTAAAAAGATTCGGGAAGCCTGTGCGGTGTGTCCTTGTAAACCTTGTCCAGTGATTCTTGGACATGATCCAAATaaatagataaaatgtatctccTTTGAAATAAGAACTGTGCTTTCGATAAATCAGCGATAACAACTTTCATTAGTTAATGTCATTTGGATGAGACCCAAGAAAACCAATAAAAGTTCATTTACAGTATTCCACAATTAGTAGAATATTTCAATCTCAATTTATATTTCAGTGCAACTTAATGTTGCCTTCTGATGAAACAAAAATGGGTTTTATTGGGCGCTTTCTAGCGATCCAAATCCGAAGAAATTATACATCATGTCGGAAATTGTTGAAGTTGAGGATATGAGCTATGAATCAAGCAGAAATCTGTGGAGTCTAATTTTTATTCTGGTGGTATTGTGGGTGGTACACTAAATAACTTAGACGTGGGAAGAAATCTCATTTGTTTTCATTTACGTCTCGCCTGATGCTTGCcaaaaactaaacagttgcatgCCAATTCTTTATTTATTGAGGATTCTTCATCGAAAAGTATTTTTTCACTAGAATGAGCAGACATTATCCCACATGAAGTTCTAGAGATGGAATGGAGGAATTCTTATAAGAATATCACAATAGGGAGAGAACCAAATAAATATGTTAGTGAGGGTTTTTGACTCTCAAATTCAGTGTGGTCTAGATTCATGGAAGATCTACTAAGCAGGATGCGTGAACCCTGATTTTCATCCACCACCCAGATATAGAAATTTAATTCAACAGAAGCAGGAAACAGGGGTTGTTGGAAGTTATTCTACAAGGGTTAAAAGTTATCAGGTTCAATTTTCTTCATCTTTGAAAAGATGGTTAACTCAGCGCTTTTATAGCAGCTCGACTGTCAGATCGTTATGCTAATCACTTTTATTTGCTGTATGTAAGTCTTCCTTAAAGGGACTTAAGATAGAGGGCCTTCATTGGTATTTCTTTTAAAAGTGAGGAAAGTTTTTTCGTTAGT
The nucleotide sequence above comes from Coccinella septempunctata chromosome 4, icCocSept1.1, whole genome shotgun sequence. Encoded proteins:
- the LOC123312353 gene encoding cilia- and flagella-associated protein 99-like produces the protein MNVITFKKIIKLCEEYQKQNCLTPAEFVAENTTNEAEDVLFNFLNFQRHEQILRRIVEHFTRYNGIAIKLNMTRFMMLFYILIFVFDPEDKGGIEKIFIISNKITHASKVLLYYSNEENQILTARIACQFFENDYVLSHIIHPILNNQEHFENVFDYVAKYEHNLYRKECTIPIEMNVSKKPMKIPAVPMNTPAELDYFRSNPIPRTTYRPDLRVQRNLSQAYEKNQEKALELLEKARTMPDHGKPSSKDSEPEPKIHTFKRPKRIPLKQDVPIKANLTTIMREAALYAKEKESCIKEIEEILRGGVDTERIKSLEKGIREEEQRKQIEEVERKKLQCLLSHEEAVIAKCKLKTKNKIKYYEILEESEALKAQLLEWKRKKQEEYRIKIEKAQESNRNAKESEKKMIEEKQCTARLVQWESKMLLDKAMEEKEKELAKKIHIIQEIKAMHQVRKVDTTKEFDRTECPNLGLLCEMSIAELEERLMLMKMDEQRRLDEKREEISKKKEEKNKMIKDAKEFIEQNRSVRAKPEKKKMKILVESEDIILLRKKIEEAKKIREACAVCPCKPCPVILGHDPNK